In the Muricauda sp. MAR_2010_75 genome, one interval contains:
- a CDS encoding sigma 54-interacting transcriptional regulator — MTSTERNELLDFLSEVPFFSEVEKSSLLELSKTSELERYIKNNRIIEKGDVGDAMYVILQGKVKVHDKDHSYGFLSKGDCFGEYALIDEEPRSVSVTALENTTVLKITTSHFSNLMESDKGFVKGIMSVLIKRHRELDVIQEQLASSKKEVELANAKMTGLIDGAMDAIIMFDGNFRILLANDSAKAIMENDEVLQRNVLFFLDEAGADLLENLVKSKQSSPEQNKNAYLPKIIKVIGSDGKETLHEGTLSSYGDENEVFYTLILRNIDDRLMAEHKISSLETQTEYLQEEIKELTNDHGIIAQHKSMKKVLDLIAQVAQTEATVLIHGETGTGKELVARAIHAASNRSKGPLIRINCGAIPANLIESELFGHEKGAFTGATSSRKGRFLLADKGTIFLDEIGELPLDLQPKLLRVIQEGEFDPVGSSTTQKVDVRIIAASHRDLLQFSKEGKFREDLYYRLNVFPIEIPALRDRGNDVSLIADAMVEHFSTKLNRKIKKLTQEQKKLFQEYAWPGNVRELQNLVERAVIVSQNGEIDWSFIIPNSNPRVVEGHALVEPDHIFTAQEMIQLEKENILKALKQTRWKISGEKGAAVLLGMPPTTLTSKIKALGIVRPV, encoded by the coding sequence ATGACTTCAACCGAACGTAACGAATTGCTGGATTTTCTATCCGAAGTGCCCTTTTTTTCCGAAGTGGAAAAGAGCTCATTGTTGGAACTGAGCAAAACCTCTGAACTTGAGCGGTACATCAAGAACAACCGCATTATTGAAAAAGGTGATGTTGGCGATGCTATGTATGTAATTCTACAGGGGAAAGTAAAAGTACACGACAAGGACCATTCCTATGGCTTTTTGTCTAAGGGGGATTGCTTTGGGGAATATGCGCTAATCGATGAAGAGCCACGTTCAGTATCCGTGACCGCTTTGGAAAATACTACCGTATTAAAGATAACCACTTCCCATTTTTCCAATTTAATGGAGTCGGACAAAGGCTTTGTAAAAGGGATAATGTCTGTACTTATCAAAAGACATCGAGAACTGGATGTCATTCAAGAGCAATTGGCCTCATCCAAAAAGGAGGTGGAACTGGCCAATGCCAAGATGACCGGTCTTATTGATGGTGCTATGGATGCCATTATTATGTTCGATGGGAATTTTAGAATTCTTCTGGCCAATGATTCAGCCAAAGCCATCATGGAGAATGATGAAGTGCTCCAGCGAAATGTCCTGTTCTTTTTGGATGAAGCTGGAGCTGACCTATTGGAGAATTTGGTCAAATCGAAACAGTCCAGCCCGGAGCAAAATAAGAATGCGTACTTGCCCAAAATCATCAAGGTCATTGGCTCCGATGGAAAGGAAACGTTACATGAAGGTACACTGAGCAGTTACGGAGACGAAAATGAAGTGTTTTATACCTTGATTCTTCGCAATATTGATGACCGTTTGATGGCCGAACATAAAATCAGCTCGCTTGAAACACAAACGGAGTACTTGCAGGAAGAAATCAAGGAGCTGACCAACGATCACGGCATTATCGCCCAGCATAAATCCATGAAAAAAGTATTGGACCTGATTGCCCAGGTGGCCCAGACAGAAGCTACCGTACTGATTCACGGGGAAACGGGTACGGGTAAAGAACTGGTGGCACGCGCCATCCATGCCGCCAGCAATAGGAGCAAAGGCCCTTTGATTCGAATCAATTGTGGGGCAATTCCGGCCAATTTAATTGAAAGTGAACTCTTTGGTCATGAAAAAGGAGCCTTTACCGGAGCTACGAGCAGCAGAAAAGGGCGATTTTTATTGGCGGACAAAGGAACTATCTTTTTGGATGAAATTGGGGAATTGCCGTTGGACCTTCAACCCAAATTACTGCGGGTGATTCAGGAAGGGGAATTCGACCCCGTGGGAAGCTCCACCACCCAAAAAGTGGATGTACGGATTATAGCGGCTTCGCACCGAGACTTACTGCAATTCTCAAAAGAAGGAAAATTCCGGGAAGACCTTTATTATCGATTGAATGTATTTCCCATTGAAATTCCGGCCCTAAGAGATCGAGGAAATGATGTTTCCCTTATTGCCGATGCCATGGTGGAACACTTTTCCACCAAACTGAACCGCAAAATAAAAAAACTGACCCAAGAGCAAAAAAAGCTTTTTCAGGAATATGCCTGGCCCGGAAACGTTCGGGAACTCCAAAATTTAGTGGAGCGCGCGGTGATTGTTTCCCAAAATGGGGAGATTGATTGGTCATTCATCATTCCTAATTCCAATCCCAGAGTAGTGGAGGGACATGCCCTTGTTGAACCTGATCATATTTTCACTGCCCAAGAAATGATTCAATTGGAAAAAGAGAACATCCTGAAAGCCTTAAAGCAGACCCGTTGGAAAATTTCAGGAGAAAAAGGTGCCGCGGTACTTTTGGGCATGCCACCCACCACATTGACTTCCAAAATAAAGGCATTGGGCATTGTCCGTCCGGTGTAG
- a CDS encoding LysR substrate-binding domain-containing protein, with protein MTITQLQYVLAVAEYKNFTLAAEKSYVTQPTLSMQVQKLEDELGVLIFDRGKKPITITEVGKKIVDQAKNIVAEAERIKDIVDQDKGFIGGDYTLGIIPTVMPTLLPMFLNTFIKKYPKVNLIIKEQSTDTLIRNLLDGHLDAAIAATPLEIEFIKERPLYYEPFVGYVPQNHRLAKEELLTTEHLDVNDILLLQDGHCFRDGVINLCKSTKNIQGEQFKIESGSFETLVSLADEGMGMTLLPYLNTLQLDPSKKRNLKPFKSPSPAREISLIYHKSELKIQITDALREVISSIVRGAIAFQDVKIISPLAKN; from the coding sequence ATGACCATTACCCAACTACAATACGTCCTGGCTGTTGCGGAGTATAAAAACTTTACTTTGGCTGCCGAAAAAAGTTATGTGACCCAGCCTACCTTGAGCATGCAAGTACAAAAATTGGAGGATGAGCTTGGTGTTTTGATTTTTGACAGAGGCAAAAAACCGATTACCATCACCGAAGTGGGCAAAAAAATAGTGGACCAGGCCAAGAATATTGTGGCCGAGGCGGAACGCATAAAAGATATTGTGGATCAGGACAAAGGGTTCATTGGTGGGGATTACACTTTGGGCATCATCCCCACGGTAATGCCCACATTGTTGCCCATGTTCTTAAATACCTTTATTAAAAAGTATCCCAAAGTCAATCTTATTATTAAGGAGCAATCCACGGATACCTTGATCAGAAATCTTTTGGATGGGCATTTGGATGCGGCAATTGCCGCAACACCCTTGGAAATAGAATTCATTAAGGAAAGACCGCTCTATTATGAACCGTTTGTGGGCTATGTACCACAAAACCACCGGTTAGCGAAGGAAGAATTGTTGACAACCGAACATTTGGATGTCAATGACATATTACTCCTTCAAGATGGGCATTGTTTTAGGGATGGGGTCATTAATCTATGCAAGTCCACTAAGAACATTCAGGGCGAACAGTTTAAAATTGAGAGTGGAAGTTTTGAAACCTTGGTAAGTCTTGCCGATGAAGGAATGGGCATGACCTTGCTCCCTTATCTGAACACCTTGCAATTAGATCCCAGCAAAAAAAGAAACCTTAAACCTTTTAAAAGTCCTTCTCCTGCAAGGGAAATTAGCTTGATCTATCACAAGAGCGAATTAAAAATTCAGATTACCGATGCATTACGGGAAGTGATTTCCAGCATTGTCCGTGGAGCCATCGCCTTTCAGGATGTGAAAATCATCAGCCCGCTGGCCAAAAATTAA
- a CDS encoding D-alanyl-D-alanine carboxypeptidase/D-alanyl-D-alanine-endopeptidase has translation MVIAGLFLLFGCSSVRTTLNNQIQNEALKNSFHGLVVMDVKAKKTVFEHNGDRYFTPASNTKIATFYTSARLLPKNIPTLKYGVYNDTLYIEGTGDPSWFHPRLADSTAIQWLKKQGSLAVFTKNSKESRFGPGWAWEDYDAYFSPEKSTLPLFGNVVTLSNVNGKSVSPQYFTDKVEIKDTTLRRDELQNHFYISPTEQDTLEIPFITNDSLTKDLLENVLRTKVVLTDHFPNVEKRTLYGMETDSIYKDMLFESDNFLAEQLLMVASSTLSDTLSTKKTIDYMLENDLSDLEQPPRWVDGSGLSRYNLFTPMSFVQILQKLFDEMPEERLFAIFPMWDASGTVKAWSDPTIEPFIFAKSGSLGNTYNLSGYLKTKSGKWLIFSFMNNHFKVPSSDIRNTIYSTLKTLYNSY, from the coding sequence ATGGTTATAGCAGGACTTTTCTTACTTTTTGGATGTTCCTCTGTACGTACAACTTTAAACAACCAAATTCAGAATGAAGCTTTAAAAAATTCTTTTCACGGGTTGGTTGTCATGGATGTCAAAGCAAAAAAAACAGTTTTTGAACACAATGGTGATCGGTATTTTACGCCGGCCAGCAATACCAAGATTGCCACATTTTATACCTCGGCCAGATTATTACCCAAAAACATACCTACATTAAAATATGGCGTATATAATGATACCTTATATATAGAAGGTACTGGAGACCCATCATGGTTCCACCCCCGCTTGGCGGACAGTACCGCTATTCAGTGGCTTAAAAAACAAGGCTCATTGGCAGTGTTTACCAAAAATTCCAAAGAGTCTAGGTTTGGACCCGGTTGGGCCTGGGAGGATTATGATGCTTATTTCTCTCCAGAAAAAAGTACGCTTCCCCTCTTTGGCAATGTAGTAACCCTGTCCAATGTTAATGGAAAAAGCGTTTCTCCACAGTATTTTACAGACAAAGTTGAAATAAAGGATACCACTTTAAGGAGGGATGAACTGCAAAACCATTTTTATATTTCCCCAACAGAACAGGACACTTTGGAAATACCGTTTATAACCAACGATTCCCTTACAAAAGACCTATTGGAAAATGTGTTACGGACTAAAGTTGTCCTAACAGACCATTTTCCAAATGTGGAAAAAAGGACGCTTTATGGCATGGAAACGGATTCCATTTATAAGGACATGCTTTTTGAAAGTGATAATTTTTTGGCAGAGCAATTGTTGATGGTGGCTTCCTCAACACTATCTGATACCTTAAGCACCAAAAAAACGATTGATTATATGCTCGAAAATGATTTAAGTGATTTGGAACAACCTCCCCGATGGGTGGATGGTTCCGGTTTATCCCGATATAATCTCTTTACGCCAATGTCTTTTGTGCAAATCCTTCAAAAATTATTTGATGAAATGCCTGAAGAACGCTTATTTGCCATTTTTCCCATGTGGGATGCATCCGGAACAGTGAAAGCCTGGTCTGACCCAACCATTGAACCCTTCATTTTTGCAAAGTCTGGTTCTTTGGGGAATACTTACAACCTAAGCGGCTATCTCAAAACCAAATCGGGAAAATGGCTCATTTTTAGTTTTATGAACAACCATTTTAAAGTTCCCAGTTCAGATATACGAAATACCATTTACAGTACACTCAAGACGCTTTACAACAGCTATTGA
- the nudK gene encoding GDP-mannose pyrophosphatase NudK has translation MENHHIKNIKKELLSDNWYTLNKFTYEYLRPDGTWETQHREAYDRGNGAAILLYNAKKGTVILTCQFRMPTYVNGNEDGMMIEVCAGLLEKGNAEETIKMEVEEETGYKIDEVKKVFEAYMSPGSVTEILYFFTGKYEDAMKISEGGGAEDETENIEVLEVKFQEALNMMKTGEIRDAKTIMLLQYAQINKLLGQ, from the coding sequence TTGGAAAACCATCATATCAAAAACATTAAAAAGGAACTGCTTTCTGATAATTGGTATACGCTGAATAAGTTTACCTATGAGTATTTGCGTCCTGATGGCACCTGGGAAACCCAACATCGTGAAGCCTATGACCGCGGTAATGGTGCCGCCATTCTGCTATACAACGCAAAAAAGGGAACAGTAATATTAACCTGTCAGTTTCGGATGCCCACTTATGTTAATGGAAATGAAGATGGAATGATGATTGAAGTCTGTGCCGGACTTTTGGAGAAAGGCAATGCGGAGGAAACCATTAAAATGGAAGTGGAGGAAGAAACAGGCTATAAAATTGATGAGGTAAAAAAAGTCTTTGAAGCCTATATGTCACCAGGTTCAGTAACCGAAATCCTTTATTTTTTTACCGGGAAGTACGAAGATGCCATGAAGATAAGCGAAGGGGGCGGTGCCGAGGATGAAACAGAAAACATTGAGGTGCTGGAAGTGAAATTTCAGGAGGCTCTTAATATGATGAAAACTGGAGAAATCCGGGACGCCAAGACCATTATGCTGCTACAGTACGCCCAAATCAATAAGCTGTTGGGTCAATAG
- a CDS encoding gluconate 2-dehydrogenase subunit 3 family protein, with the protein MDRRKALQKTGLLAGATLMMPTMLSILQSCKEEKRLDWQPEFFTEDEAKTVSLLVDMILPRTDTPGALDVKSDIFMDKVIARTYDAEGREHMRSEIAAFNADCEEKYGAVFIDLSESDRIAVLKKAEADSGKFNPGVWGTAVGEQEPIGFYRGLKSMAIWAFFTSEEIGENVLSYDPIPGNYEPCKPVSEVGNRWSL; encoded by the coding sequence ATGGATAGGAGAAAAGCATTACAAAAAACCGGACTGTTGGCAGGGGCTACCCTTATGATGCCCACCATGCTGTCCATTTTGCAATCGTGTAAGGAGGAAAAACGTCTGGATTGGCAACCGGAGTTTTTCACTGAGGATGAGGCGAAAACCGTTTCACTTTTGGTGGACATGATTCTGCCCCGCACCGATACCCCAGGAGCGCTGGATGTAAAATCGGACATCTTCATGGACAAGGTCATTGCAAGAACCTACGATGCCGAAGGCCGGGAACACATGCGGTCTGAAATTGCAGCTTTTAATGCCGATTGTGAGGAGAAATACGGTGCTGTTTTCATCGATTTGAGCGAAAGTGATAGAATTGCTGTCTTGAAAAAAGCTGAGGCAGATTCAGGGAAATTCAATCCCGGGGTTTGGGGAACTGCAGTAGGTGAACAGGAACCTATTGGATTTTATAGAGGATTAAAATCCATGGCCATTTGGGCTTTTTTTACTTCCGAGGAAATAGGGGAAAACGTACTGAGCTATGACCCCATACCGGGAAATTATGAACCGTGCAAACCGGTTTCGGAAGTTGGAAATCGATGGAGTCTCTAG
- a CDS encoding GMC oxidoreductase, which translates to MANFNIDAKKDVTYDAIVIGSGISGGWAAKELCEKGLKTLVLERGKIVEHVVDYPTMNLDPWDMELRGGLTPEQKEKHYKAIRSGWIGTDTEHFWADDEANPYTEEKPFLWLRGHQMGGKSLLWGKQTYRWSDLDFEANAKDGHGVDWPIRYKDIEPWYTYVEKFAGISGEALGLPQLPDSHFLPPMELNCVEKHIKSRIEKQFKGRNMTIGRVAHLTQPHNGRGQCQYRNRCSRGCPFGAYFSSNSTTLPAANATGNLTIRPFSIVQSVIYDDQKGKATGVRIIDAETNEDIEYSAKIIFVNASALSTTQILMNSKSNRFENGLGNDSGELGHNLMDHTYRVGALGKVEGFDDKYYKGRRPNGIYIPRYVNIDEASKSDKFVRGFGYQGGAHRGGNAANTESFGAEYKDSILKPGPWEFFITGFAECLPYHENKITLNTDVLDKWGQPTLTIDAEFKENEKALNKQIQEDAVEMLEATGVKDVLGFDNEHPPGYGVHEMGTARMGRDPKTSVLNGFNQVHAAKNVFVTDGACMTSSSCVNPSLTYMALTARAADHAVSELKKQNL; encoded by the coding sequence ATGGCAAATTTTAATATCGACGCCAAGAAGGACGTTACCTATGACGCCATTGTCATTGGATCGGGAATCAGTGGTGGATGGGCGGCAAAGGAATTGTGTGAAAAAGGGTTGAAGACCTTGGTGCTTGAACGCGGAAAGATTGTGGAACACGTGGTGGATTATCCCACGATGAACCTGGATCCATGGGACATGGAACTTCGCGGTGGACTCACCCCTGAACAAAAGGAAAAACACTACAAGGCCATCCGATCTGGATGGATTGGAACGGACACCGAGCATTTTTGGGCCGATGATGAAGCCAACCCCTATACCGAAGAAAAACCTTTTCTGTGGCTTCGCGGTCATCAAATGGGGGGTAAATCCCTTTTGTGGGGAAAACAGACCTACCGTTGGAGCGATTTGGATTTTGAGGCCAACGCCAAAGATGGTCACGGAGTGGATTGGCCCATTCGCTATAAAGATATTGAGCCGTGGTACACCTATGTGGAAAAGTTTGCGGGAATAAGTGGTGAGGCTTTGGGACTTCCCCAACTACCTGACAGCCATTTTCTTCCGCCCATGGAGCTCAACTGTGTTGAAAAGCACATTAAATCCAGAATAGAAAAGCAGTTTAAAGGTAGAAATATGACTATCGGCAGGGTGGCGCACCTTACCCAGCCCCACAACGGGAGAGGGCAATGTCAGTACAGAAACAGGTGTAGTAGGGGCTGTCCCTTTGGGGCGTATTTTAGCAGTAACTCTACCACTTTACCCGCAGCAAATGCCACTGGAAATTTGACGATTAGGCCGTTTTCCATTGTGCAATCCGTGATTTACGATGATCAAAAAGGAAAGGCCACCGGAGTTCGCATCATTGATGCGGAGACCAATGAGGACATTGAGTATTCTGCCAAGATAATTTTTGTAAATGCCTCGGCACTGAGCACAACACAAATCCTGATGAATTCCAAATCCAATCGATTTGAAAATGGTCTGGGGAATGACAGTGGGGAATTGGGACACAATCTTATGGACCATACCTATAGGGTGGGTGCTCTTGGAAAAGTTGAGGGTTTTGATGATAAATATTACAAAGGTCGAAGACCCAATGGTATTTATATCCCCCGGTATGTCAATATTGACGAAGCATCAAAATCGGATAAATTCGTGCGCGGATTTGGCTACCAAGGTGGAGCTCATCGCGGTGGAAACGCTGCCAATACAGAATCGTTTGGAGCTGAATACAAGGACAGCATTTTAAAACCGGGTCCATGGGAGTTTTTTATTACCGGATTTGCGGAGTGTTTGCCGTATCACGAAAACAAGATTACCCTAAATACCGATGTTTTGGACAAATGGGGGCAGCCCACCTTGACCATCGATGCTGAATTTAAGGAGAACGAAAAAGCCTTGAACAAACAGATCCAAGAAGATGCCGTTGAGATGCTTGAAGCGACAGGCGTTAAGGATGTTTTAGGTTTCGACAACGAACATCCACCAGGGTATGGCGTGCATGAGATGGGTACGGCTCGCATGGGCAGGGATCCTAAAACATCGGTGTTGAACGGATTCAACCAAGTGCATGCGGCCAAAAACGTATTTGTCACCGATGGAGCCTGTATGACGTCGTCATCCTGTGTAAACCCGTCACTGACCTATATGGCCCTTACGGCCAGAGCGGCAGACCATGCCGTTTCTGAACTCAAAAAACAAAATCTATAA
- a CDS encoding TIGR00266 family protein: MNAHEIDYHIYGEEMQYVEIELDPQEAVVAEAGSFMMMDTDIKMDTIFGDGSNQDSGVLGKLFSAGKRLLTGESLFMTAFLNVGHGKKQVSFASPYPGKIIPIDLSEKGGKFICQKDAFLCAAKGVSVGIEFSKRLGRGFFGGEGFIMQKLEGDGMAFVHAGGTMAKKTLAAGETLKVDTGCIIGFSQTVDYDIEFVGGIRNTVFGGEGLFFATLRGPGTVYIQSLPFSRLASRVWAAAPKGGGKDKGEGSILGGIGDLLDGDNRF, encoded by the coding sequence ATGAACGCACACGAAATAGACTACCACATTTACGGCGAGGAAATGCAATATGTGGAGATAGAACTGGACCCGCAAGAGGCCGTTGTGGCCGAGGCCGGTAGTTTTATGATGATGGATACCGATATTAAAATGGATACCATCTTTGGAGATGGATCCAATCAAGATTCTGGGGTATTGGGGAAGCTCTTTTCGGCAGGTAAACGCTTGCTTACGGGAGAAAGCCTCTTTATGACCGCTTTCCTCAATGTTGGACACGGCAAAAAACAGGTAAGTTTTGCTTCACCCTATCCCGGTAAGATCATTCCTATTGACCTTTCTGAAAAAGGCGGAAAGTTCATCTGCCAAAAAGATGCCTTTTTATGTGCCGCAAAAGGTGTTTCCGTGGGTATTGAATTCTCCAAACGTTTGGGTCGAGGCTTTTTCGGTGGTGAGGGCTTTATTATGCAAAAACTGGAAGGCGATGGTATGGCCTTTGTCCATGCAGGTGGTACCATGGCCAAAAAGACATTGGCCGCCGGAGAGACCTTAAAAGTGGATACGGGATGTATTATTGGATTTTCACAAACCGTGGATTATGACATTGAGTTTGTAGGTGGAATTCGCAATACCGTTTTTGGTGGTGAAGGATTGTTCTTTGCGACGCTAAGAGGTCCCGGTACTGTGTATATCCAATCCCTGCCCTTTAGCCGATTGGCCAGTAGAGTATGGGCGGCTGCCCCAAAAGGTGGTGGAAAAGATAAGGGTGAAGGCAGTATTTTAGGCGGTATTGGCGATTTGTTGGATGGCGATAATAGATTTTAA
- a CDS encoding DUF4442 domain-containing protein: MALTPSKINTFTFFNLPSAWWSGVRLKAIDQNRAVTTVKYKWFNQNPFKSMFWAVQGMAAELSTGALVMNEIQKSGKKISMLVANNKATFTKKATARIVFTCDEGHLIAKAIQKTIETGEGQTCWMKSVGVNEDGAEVSTFHFEWTVKVKG, encoded by the coding sequence ATGGCGCTTACACCCAGTAAAATCAATACATTTACCTTTTTTAACCTACCGTCGGCTTGGTGGAGCGGCGTTCGACTCAAGGCTATTGACCAAAATAGAGCAGTGACTACAGTAAAGTACAAATGGTTCAATCAAAATCCATTTAAATCTATGTTTTGGGCCGTGCAGGGTATGGCGGCCGAGTTAAGTACGGGTGCTTTGGTGATGAACGAAATCCAGAAAAGCGGTAAAAAAATCTCTATGTTGGTGGCTAATAACAAAGCCACTTTTACCAAAAAGGCCACGGCAAGAATAGTTTTCACTTGTGATGAGGGTCATTTGATAGCCAAAGCCATTCAGAAAACCATTGAAACGGGCGAAGGGCAAACCTGTTGGATGAAATCCGTTGGGGTTAATGAGGATGGGGCAGAGGTCTCTACTTTTCATTTTGAATGGACGGTGAAGGTGAAGGGGTGA
- a CDS encoding DUF4870 domain-containing protein, producing MATTLTKHERNLSAIIHASTFSKWFIPFGNFILPLILWTANKKEHKFVDYNGKQVLNFQMSMLLYSIVAGLISIPFFIGFWPDALDWDLFGIHRLSDFNDINISISSDDFKFGRLFWPAGISGVIQVGLAIVNIVYTILATIRTNEGETFRYPLTIKFIK from the coding sequence ATGGCTACAACATTAACCAAACACGAACGAAATTTATCCGCGATAATTCACGCGTCCACCTTTTCAAAATGGTTCATTCCTTTTGGTAATTTTATTTTACCCTTGATTCTGTGGACTGCCAATAAAAAGGAACACAAGTTTGTGGATTATAATGGTAAGCAGGTGCTGAACTTTCAAATGAGTATGCTTCTCTACTCCATTGTAGCTGGTTTGATCAGCATACCCTTCTTCATTGGTTTTTGGCCCGATGCATTAGATTGGGACCTTTTTGGAATCCACAGGTTGAGTGATTTTAATGATATAAACATTAGTATCAGTAGCGACGATTTTAAGTTTGGTCGTCTTTTTTGGCCTGCAGGCATAAGCGGCGTGATTCAAGTTGGGCTGGCCATAGTTAATATTGTGTATACCATTCTGGCAACCATACGGACCAACGAGGGAGAGACATTTCGATATCCCTTGACCATAAAATTCATCAAATAA
- a CDS encoding PadR family transcriptional regulator, whose amino-acid sequence MNIENTKAQMRKGVLEYCILSILKDDDKYASEILEALKDAKMLVVEGTIYPLLTRLKNAGLLNYRWEESTSGPPRKYYALTETGQLFLNELNGTWDELRNAVNLVTNTK is encoded by the coding sequence ATGAACATAGAAAACACAAAAGCACAGATGCGCAAAGGGGTTCTGGAGTACTGCATCTTGTCCATCCTAAAGGATGACGACAAGTATGCCTCCGAGATTCTTGAGGCCCTTAAAGACGCCAAGATGTTAGTAGTGGAAGGTACCATATACCCTTTGTTGACGAGGTTGAAAAATGCAGGTTTGCTCAACTATCGTTGGGAAGAATCCACCTCGGGACCTCCCCGAAAATACTACGCCCTTACCGAAACAGGTCAATTGTTTCTCAATGAACTCAACGGTACTTGGGATGAACTTAGAAACGCAGTCAATCTGGTAACCAACACAAAATAA